A window of Patagioenas fasciata isolate bPatFas1 chromosome 5, bPatFas1.hap1, whole genome shotgun sequence contains these coding sequences:
- the ZNF839 gene encoding zinc finger protein 839 isoform X2, translating to MAAPEEGGTEAPPTPPLAEDEPPGGAAAACGAALGVAAGRAARPAGEEGGGAVEPVCPPPPAEVPELLAVTEELAQGLAALEGGAAAAGTVLYLQADGSLVEGAGLSAEEQRRLLEQLLAAAGSLGPGTAEPPPPPPRHAATPLAPAELQRVIEQVSKAQEQQKPPIAAPAEPCPGPPPCRRGGCPPPRDAGPLPPQACGAAPPLASIMHNAAQQLQSVAQQVALQQGKSLAAARLLPQKLEAICVQVQPGQMKETERPMPSLAPIQSKTIMLSQSVGRNSNISGLGIINPQIIRIQPVTGTEQQQLFLQSSESPVQLLMQRPLPSQGSLSVNKIPTSKMINGQKAMRATVSATRSPNITMVGASSANTLIPCLEKNQKDDKLKKSLKVKTRSGRISRPPKYKAKDYKFIKMEDLADGHQSDSDDYSELSIEDDEEGKVKGKDALFSSSNYNLKPKMFKCQTCEKSYIGKGGLARHYKLNPGHGQLESSPQKIPLNKPNGSIFVDNACGIREGMMSPAHLDSTAVTLNNENALATDLEETVDSKAGEQICKSAESRHMLAEQQNETSSGHRGPKTPKGPGRPRRPKRRGRPRMGGRSKCSGRLSRPGQSPSKSLSSVSAEHNVFRRKARLKELIQQCDNEDLMELALPRLAKLVTVYEFLLMKVEKGYPAKAYFPDVYREFEDLHNMVKKMAYDHLSNSDLLSCQQPVEIKDAKVAESLGITEILTGEQKTGGVDSCSQCIIKVVSEQVPVEILGQKRLAESSGEELLPSAKRTKLEDVMENVNNAYASQDEVKEKSGNLCTLFEKDGFNPLNGEILLSEDRHITCCTTGNTLLTVEEHNSLADSGVRINAENSGTFSQTVKMRIEYSQPVNIQGPDMAGEAPPLHSEVVLPAEADSSPELVQAHFVSGNTASGLSAPELCSSVLEKAMGSLSANVPTSKGDGHKQTYQKLQEENQSFAIKGRSEQPHNADVADEMQELEKVFSTNVVPITFPHSAQIESHQSPAQEASLSAPVNHENSFKNMTEFSCGTCEHELENTVTVDETVAFEITDESHDFLSQGHEQIFIQTSDGLILSHPDTAVLSQAEGIVIVTDSNGTTMHIRTPEGIPLETVEALLAMEADGQSEDILLSQSELEP from the exons ATGGCGGCTCCTGAGGAGGGGGGCACGGAGGCGCCGCCGACCCCTCCTCTCGCTGAAGACGAGCCCCCCGGGGGGGCGGCCGCCGCCTGCGGGGCTGCCCTCGGTGTGGcggcgggcagggctgcccggccgGCGGGGGAGGAGGGCGGGGGCGCGGTAGAGCCCGTgtgcccgccgccccccgcggaGGTCCCGGAGCTGCTGGCGGTGACGGAGGAGTTGGCGCAGGGCTTGGCCGCCCTGGaaggcggcgcggcggcggccggcACCGTCCTCTACCTGCAGGCGGACGGGAGCCTGGTGGAGGGCGCGGGGCTGAGCGCCGAGGAGCAGCggcggctgctggagcagctgctggccGCCGCCGGGAGCCTGGGGCCGGGCACGGCGGagccgccgcccccgccacctCGGCACGCCGCCACGCCGCTGGCCCCCGCGGAGCTCCAGCGGGTCATCGAGCAAGTGAGCAAGGCCCAGGAGCAGCAGAAGCCACCGATAGCCGCCCCGGCGGAGCCCTGCCCGGGGCCGCCGCCCTGCCGCCGCGGGGGGTGCCCGCCGCCCCGGGACGCCGGCCCGCTGCCGCCGCAGGCctgcggggccgccccgccgctGGCCAGCATCATGCACAACGccgcccagcagctgcagagcgtGGCCCAGCAGGTCGCCCTGCAGCAGGGCAAGTCCTTGGCGGCCGCCCGGCTCCTCCCGCAGAAG CTGGAAGCCATTTGTGTCCAAGTTCAGCCAGGACAGATGAAGGAAACCGAAAGGCCAATGCCTTCATTGGCACCAATCCAGTCCAAAACTATAATGCTGAGTCAGTCAGTTGGTAGAAATTCTAACATATCAGGACTTGGCATTATTAATCCCCAGATAATTAGGATACAGCCTGTTACAggaactgagcagcagcagctatTCCTGCAGAGTTCTGAGTCTCCAGTTCAGTTGCTTATGCAGAGACCTTTACCATCTCAGGGATCACTGTCTGTGAACAAGATTCCCACATCTAAGATGATAAATGGACAGAAAGCTATGCGTGCCACAGTATCGGCTACGAGGTCTCCAAATATCACCATGGTTGGAGCCAGTTCAGCAAATACTCTGATACCATGccttgaaaaaaaccaaaaggatGACAAGTTAAAAAAATCCTTGAAAGTGAAAACTCGTTCTGGACGGATTTCCCGACCCCCAAAATACAAAGCTAAAGATTATAAATTCATTAAAATGGAGGATTTGGCTGATGGTCATCAGTCCGATTCTGATGACTATTCTGAGCTGAGTATAGAAGATGATGAAGAAGGAAAGGTGAAGGGAAAGGATGCATTATTCAGTTCTTCAAATTATAATCTTAAACCCAAAATGTTTAAATGTCAGACTTGTGAAAAATCCTATATAGGAAAAGGAGGATTAGCAAGACATTATAAACTTAACCCAGGCCATGGACAGCTGGAGTCTTCACCTCAAAAAATACCTTTAAATAAGCCTAATGGAAGTATATTTGTGGACAATGCCTGTGGAATAAGAGAGGGAATGATGAGTCCAGCACATTTGGATTCAACTGCTGTCactttaaataatgaaaatgcaCTAGCTACTGATCTGGAAGAAACTGTTGATTCGAAGGCTGGAGAACAG atTTGTAAGTCTGCAGAAAGCAGACATATGTTGGCAGAACAACAAAATGAGACCAGTTCAGGACACCGGGGACCCAAAACACCAAAAGGACCTGGAAGACCCAGACGACCAAAGAGACGTGGTCGACCAAGGATGGGTGGAAGATCCAAGTGTTCTGGAAGGCTTAGCAGACCTGGTCAGTCCCCTTCAAAGTCACTTAGTAGTGTGTCAGCAGAGCACAATGTATTCAGAAGAAAAGCTAGGTTAAAAGAG CTGATACAACAATGTGATAATGAAGACTTAATGGAGCTGGCTCTCCCACGTCTCGCAAAGCTTGTTACAGTATATGAATTCCTGTTGATGAAG GTTGAAAAAGGGTATCCAGCCAAAGCTTACTTCCCAGATGTGTATAGGGAATTTGAAGACTTGCATAATATGGTAAAGAAAATGGCTTATGATCACCTCAGTAATTCTGATTTGCTGAGTTGCCAGCAGCCTGTTGAAATAAAAGATGCTAAG GTTGCTGAATCACTAGGAATTACAGAAATACTCACTGGAGAACAAAAGACGGGAGGCGTAGACTCTTGTTCACAATGTATAATTAAAGTGGTTAGTGAGCAAGTGCCTGTGGAGATACTGGGACAAAAACGGTTAGCTGAG AGCTCAGGGGAGGAACTGTTGCCATCAGCCAAAAGGACCAAGTTAGAAGACGTAATGGAGAATGTGAATAATGCTTATGCCAGCCAAGATGAAGTGAAAGAAAAGAGTGGGAATTTATGTACACTGTTTGAAAAAGATG gTTTTAATCCATTAAATGGAGAAATCCTGCTTTCAGAAGATAGGCATATAACTTGCTGCACAACTGGAAATACATTGCTGACAGTGGAAGAACATAACTCACTTGCCGATTCAGGAGTTAGAATCAATGCTGAAAATTCAGGTACCTTCTCCCAGACTGTGAAAATGAGGATTGAGTATTCCCAGCCTGTGAACATACAAGGACCAGATATGGCAGGTGAGGCACCTCCACTACATTCTGAAGTTGTATTGCCTGCTGAAGCGGACAGCTCACCTGAATTAGTTCAAGCGCACTTTGTGAGTGGGAACACAGCAAGTGGGCTGTCAGCTCCTGAACTCTGCAGCTCTGTGTTGGAGAAGGCAATGGGCAGTCTGAGCGCTAACGTACCAACGAGCAAAGGAGATGGTCACAAGCAAACATATCAGAAATTGCAAGAAGAAAACCAGAGTTTTGCAATTAAAGGACGTTCTGAACAACCTCATAATGCTGATGTGGCTGATGAGATGCAGGAACTTGAAAAAGTTTTTTCAACAAACGTCGTGCCAATAACCTTCCCACACAGCGCCCAGATTGAGTCGCACCAGAGCCCTGCCCAGGAAGCCTCCCTGTCTGCTCCTGTGAACCATGAAAACTCTTTCAAAAACATGACTGAATTTTCATGTGGGACATGTGAACATGAGCTGGAGAATACTGTTACTGTAGATGAAACTGTAGCCTTTGAGATTACTGATGAGAGCCATGATTTTTTGTCTCAGGGACACGAACAGATTTTTATTCAGACTTCAGATGGGCTTATCCTGTCTCATCCAGATACTGCTGTTTTGTCTCAGGCAGAAGGTATTGTAATTGTAACAGATTCCAATGGTACTACGATGCACATTCGCACACCTGAGGGGATACCTTTGGAAACTGTGGAAGCACTATTGGCAATGGAAGCAGATGGCCAAAGTGAAGATATTTTGCTCTCGCAAAGTGAATTGGAGCCATAA
- the ZNF839 gene encoding zinc finger protein 839 isoform X1 encodes MAAPEEGGTEAPPTPPLAEDEPPGGAAAACGAALGVAAGRAARPAGEEGGGAVEPVCPPPPAEVPELLAVTEELAQGLAALEGGAAAAGTVLYLQADGSLVEGAGLSAEEQRRLLEQLLAAAGSLGPGTAEPPPPPPRHAATPLAPAELQRVIEQVSKAQEQQKPPIAAPAEPCPGPPPCRRGGCPPPRDAGPLPPQACGAAPPLASIMHNAAQQLQSVAQQVALQQGKSLAAARLLPQKQLEAICVQVQPGQMKETERPMPSLAPIQSKTIMLSQSVGRNSNISGLGIINPQIIRIQPVTGTEQQQLFLQSSESPVQLLMQRPLPSQGSLSVNKIPTSKMINGQKAMRATVSATRSPNITMVGASSANTLIPCLEKNQKDDKLKKSLKVKTRSGRISRPPKYKAKDYKFIKMEDLADGHQSDSDDYSELSIEDDEEGKVKGKDALFSSSNYNLKPKMFKCQTCEKSYIGKGGLARHYKLNPGHGQLESSPQKIPLNKPNGSIFVDNACGIREGMMSPAHLDSTAVTLNNENALATDLEETVDSKAGEQICKSAESRHMLAEQQNETSSGHRGPKTPKGPGRPRRPKRRGRPRMGGRSKCSGRLSRPGQSPSKSLSSVSAEHNVFRRKARLKELIQQCDNEDLMELALPRLAKLVTVYEFLLMKVEKGYPAKAYFPDVYREFEDLHNMVKKMAYDHLSNSDLLSCQQPVEIKDAKVAESLGITEILTGEQKTGGVDSCSQCIIKVVSEQVPVEILGQKRLAESSGEELLPSAKRTKLEDVMENVNNAYASQDEVKEKSGNLCTLFEKDGFNPLNGEILLSEDRHITCCTTGNTLLTVEEHNSLADSGVRINAENSGTFSQTVKMRIEYSQPVNIQGPDMAGEAPPLHSEVVLPAEADSSPELVQAHFVSGNTASGLSAPELCSSVLEKAMGSLSANVPTSKGDGHKQTYQKLQEENQSFAIKGRSEQPHNADVADEMQELEKVFSTNVVPITFPHSAQIESHQSPAQEASLSAPVNHENSFKNMTEFSCGTCEHELENTVTVDETVAFEITDESHDFLSQGHEQIFIQTSDGLILSHPDTAVLSQAEGIVIVTDSNGTTMHIRTPEGIPLETVEALLAMEADGQSEDILLSQSELEP; translated from the exons ATGGCGGCTCCTGAGGAGGGGGGCACGGAGGCGCCGCCGACCCCTCCTCTCGCTGAAGACGAGCCCCCCGGGGGGGCGGCCGCCGCCTGCGGGGCTGCCCTCGGTGTGGcggcgggcagggctgcccggccgGCGGGGGAGGAGGGCGGGGGCGCGGTAGAGCCCGTgtgcccgccgccccccgcggaGGTCCCGGAGCTGCTGGCGGTGACGGAGGAGTTGGCGCAGGGCTTGGCCGCCCTGGaaggcggcgcggcggcggccggcACCGTCCTCTACCTGCAGGCGGACGGGAGCCTGGTGGAGGGCGCGGGGCTGAGCGCCGAGGAGCAGCggcggctgctggagcagctgctggccGCCGCCGGGAGCCTGGGGCCGGGCACGGCGGagccgccgcccccgccacctCGGCACGCCGCCACGCCGCTGGCCCCCGCGGAGCTCCAGCGGGTCATCGAGCAAGTGAGCAAGGCCCAGGAGCAGCAGAAGCCACCGATAGCCGCCCCGGCGGAGCCCTGCCCGGGGCCGCCGCCCTGCCGCCGCGGGGGGTGCCCGCCGCCCCGGGACGCCGGCCCGCTGCCGCCGCAGGCctgcggggccgccccgccgctGGCCAGCATCATGCACAACGccgcccagcagctgcagagcgtGGCCCAGCAGGTCGCCCTGCAGCAGGGCAAGTCCTTGGCGGCCGCCCGGCTCCTCCCGCAGAAG CAGCTGGAAGCCATTTGTGTCCAAGTTCAGCCAGGACAGATGAAGGAAACCGAAAGGCCAATGCCTTCATTGGCACCAATCCAGTCCAAAACTATAATGCTGAGTCAGTCAGTTGGTAGAAATTCTAACATATCAGGACTTGGCATTATTAATCCCCAGATAATTAGGATACAGCCTGTTACAggaactgagcagcagcagctatTCCTGCAGAGTTCTGAGTCTCCAGTTCAGTTGCTTATGCAGAGACCTTTACCATCTCAGGGATCACTGTCTGTGAACAAGATTCCCACATCTAAGATGATAAATGGACAGAAAGCTATGCGTGCCACAGTATCGGCTACGAGGTCTCCAAATATCACCATGGTTGGAGCCAGTTCAGCAAATACTCTGATACCATGccttgaaaaaaaccaaaaggatGACAAGTTAAAAAAATCCTTGAAAGTGAAAACTCGTTCTGGACGGATTTCCCGACCCCCAAAATACAAAGCTAAAGATTATAAATTCATTAAAATGGAGGATTTGGCTGATGGTCATCAGTCCGATTCTGATGACTATTCTGAGCTGAGTATAGAAGATGATGAAGAAGGAAAGGTGAAGGGAAAGGATGCATTATTCAGTTCTTCAAATTATAATCTTAAACCCAAAATGTTTAAATGTCAGACTTGTGAAAAATCCTATATAGGAAAAGGAGGATTAGCAAGACATTATAAACTTAACCCAGGCCATGGACAGCTGGAGTCTTCACCTCAAAAAATACCTTTAAATAAGCCTAATGGAAGTATATTTGTGGACAATGCCTGTGGAATAAGAGAGGGAATGATGAGTCCAGCACATTTGGATTCAACTGCTGTCactttaaataatgaaaatgcaCTAGCTACTGATCTGGAAGAAACTGTTGATTCGAAGGCTGGAGAACAG atTTGTAAGTCTGCAGAAAGCAGACATATGTTGGCAGAACAACAAAATGAGACCAGTTCAGGACACCGGGGACCCAAAACACCAAAAGGACCTGGAAGACCCAGACGACCAAAGAGACGTGGTCGACCAAGGATGGGTGGAAGATCCAAGTGTTCTGGAAGGCTTAGCAGACCTGGTCAGTCCCCTTCAAAGTCACTTAGTAGTGTGTCAGCAGAGCACAATGTATTCAGAAGAAAAGCTAGGTTAAAAGAG CTGATACAACAATGTGATAATGAAGACTTAATGGAGCTGGCTCTCCCACGTCTCGCAAAGCTTGTTACAGTATATGAATTCCTGTTGATGAAG GTTGAAAAAGGGTATCCAGCCAAAGCTTACTTCCCAGATGTGTATAGGGAATTTGAAGACTTGCATAATATGGTAAAGAAAATGGCTTATGATCACCTCAGTAATTCTGATTTGCTGAGTTGCCAGCAGCCTGTTGAAATAAAAGATGCTAAG GTTGCTGAATCACTAGGAATTACAGAAATACTCACTGGAGAACAAAAGACGGGAGGCGTAGACTCTTGTTCACAATGTATAATTAAAGTGGTTAGTGAGCAAGTGCCTGTGGAGATACTGGGACAAAAACGGTTAGCTGAG AGCTCAGGGGAGGAACTGTTGCCATCAGCCAAAAGGACCAAGTTAGAAGACGTAATGGAGAATGTGAATAATGCTTATGCCAGCCAAGATGAAGTGAAAGAAAAGAGTGGGAATTTATGTACACTGTTTGAAAAAGATG gTTTTAATCCATTAAATGGAGAAATCCTGCTTTCAGAAGATAGGCATATAACTTGCTGCACAACTGGAAATACATTGCTGACAGTGGAAGAACATAACTCACTTGCCGATTCAGGAGTTAGAATCAATGCTGAAAATTCAGGTACCTTCTCCCAGACTGTGAAAATGAGGATTGAGTATTCCCAGCCTGTGAACATACAAGGACCAGATATGGCAGGTGAGGCACCTCCACTACATTCTGAAGTTGTATTGCCTGCTGAAGCGGACAGCTCACCTGAATTAGTTCAAGCGCACTTTGTGAGTGGGAACACAGCAAGTGGGCTGTCAGCTCCTGAACTCTGCAGCTCTGTGTTGGAGAAGGCAATGGGCAGTCTGAGCGCTAACGTACCAACGAGCAAAGGAGATGGTCACAAGCAAACATATCAGAAATTGCAAGAAGAAAACCAGAGTTTTGCAATTAAAGGACGTTCTGAACAACCTCATAATGCTGATGTGGCTGATGAGATGCAGGAACTTGAAAAAGTTTTTTCAACAAACGTCGTGCCAATAACCTTCCCACACAGCGCCCAGATTGAGTCGCACCAGAGCCCTGCCCAGGAAGCCTCCCTGTCTGCTCCTGTGAACCATGAAAACTCTTTCAAAAACATGACTGAATTTTCATGTGGGACATGTGAACATGAGCTGGAGAATACTGTTACTGTAGATGAAACTGTAGCCTTTGAGATTACTGATGAGAGCCATGATTTTTTGTCTCAGGGACACGAACAGATTTTTATTCAGACTTCAGATGGGCTTATCCTGTCTCATCCAGATACTGCTGTTTTGTCTCAGGCAGAAGGTATTGTAATTGTAACAGATTCCAATGGTACTACGATGCACATTCGCACACCTGAGGGGATACCTTTGGAAACTGTGGAAGCACTATTGGCAATGGAAGCAGATGGCCAAAGTGAAGATATTTTGCTCTCGCAAAGTGAATTGGAGCCATAA
- the ZNF839 gene encoding zinc finger protein 839 isoform X3 gives MAAPEEGGTEAPPTPPLAEDEPPGGAAAACGAALGVAAGRAARPAGEEGGGAVEPVCPPPPAEVPELLAVTEELAQGLAALEGGAAAAGTVLYLQADGSLVEGAGLSAEEQRRLLEQLLAAAGSLGPGTAEPPPPPPRHAATPLAPAELQRVIEQVSKAQEQQKPPIAAPAEPCPGPPPCRRGGCPPPRDAGPLPPQACGAAPPLASIMHNAAQQLQSVAQQVALQQGKSLAAARLLPQKQLEAICVQVQPGQMKETERPMPSLAPIQSKTIMLSQSVGRNSNISGLGIINPQIIRIQPVTGTEQQQLFLQSSESPVQLLMQRPLPSQGSLSVNKIPTSKMINGQKAMRATVSATRSPNITMVGASSANTLIPCLEKNQKDDKLKKSLKVKTRSGRISRPPKYKAKDYKFIKMEDLADGHQSDSDDYSELSIEDDEEGKVKGKDALFSSSNYNLKPKMFKCQTCEKSYIGKGGLARHYKLNPGHGQLESSPQKIPLNKPNGSIFVDNACGIREGMMSPAHLDSTAVTLNNENALATDLEETVDSKAGEQICKSAESRHMLAEQQNETSSGHRGPKTPKGPGRPRRPKRRGRPRMGGRSKCSGRLSRPGQSPSKSLSSVSAEHNVFRRKARLKELIQQCDNEDLMELALPRLAKLVTVYEFLLMKVAESLGITEILTGEQKTGGVDSCSQCIIKVVSEQVPVEILGQKRLAESSGEELLPSAKRTKLEDVMENVNNAYASQDEVKEKSGNLCTLFEKDGFNPLNGEILLSEDRHITCCTTGNTLLTVEEHNSLADSGVRINAENSGTFSQTVKMRIEYSQPVNIQGPDMAGEAPPLHSEVVLPAEADSSPELVQAHFVSGNTASGLSAPELCSSVLEKAMGSLSANVPTSKGDGHKQTYQKLQEENQSFAIKGRSEQPHNADVADEMQELEKVFSTNVVPITFPHSAQIESHQSPAQEASLSAPVNHENSFKNMTEFSCGTCEHELENTVTVDETVAFEITDESHDFLSQGHEQIFIQTSDGLILSHPDTAVLSQAEGIVIVTDSNGTTMHIRTPEGIPLETVEALLAMEADGQSEDILLSQSELEP, from the exons ATGGCGGCTCCTGAGGAGGGGGGCACGGAGGCGCCGCCGACCCCTCCTCTCGCTGAAGACGAGCCCCCCGGGGGGGCGGCCGCCGCCTGCGGGGCTGCCCTCGGTGTGGcggcgggcagggctgcccggccgGCGGGGGAGGAGGGCGGGGGCGCGGTAGAGCCCGTgtgcccgccgccccccgcggaGGTCCCGGAGCTGCTGGCGGTGACGGAGGAGTTGGCGCAGGGCTTGGCCGCCCTGGaaggcggcgcggcggcggccggcACCGTCCTCTACCTGCAGGCGGACGGGAGCCTGGTGGAGGGCGCGGGGCTGAGCGCCGAGGAGCAGCggcggctgctggagcagctgctggccGCCGCCGGGAGCCTGGGGCCGGGCACGGCGGagccgccgcccccgccacctCGGCACGCCGCCACGCCGCTGGCCCCCGCGGAGCTCCAGCGGGTCATCGAGCAAGTGAGCAAGGCCCAGGAGCAGCAGAAGCCACCGATAGCCGCCCCGGCGGAGCCCTGCCCGGGGCCGCCGCCCTGCCGCCGCGGGGGGTGCCCGCCGCCCCGGGACGCCGGCCCGCTGCCGCCGCAGGCctgcggggccgccccgccgctGGCCAGCATCATGCACAACGccgcccagcagctgcagagcgtGGCCCAGCAGGTCGCCCTGCAGCAGGGCAAGTCCTTGGCGGCCGCCCGGCTCCTCCCGCAGAAG CAGCTGGAAGCCATTTGTGTCCAAGTTCAGCCAGGACAGATGAAGGAAACCGAAAGGCCAATGCCTTCATTGGCACCAATCCAGTCCAAAACTATAATGCTGAGTCAGTCAGTTGGTAGAAATTCTAACATATCAGGACTTGGCATTATTAATCCCCAGATAATTAGGATACAGCCTGTTACAggaactgagcagcagcagctatTCCTGCAGAGTTCTGAGTCTCCAGTTCAGTTGCTTATGCAGAGACCTTTACCATCTCAGGGATCACTGTCTGTGAACAAGATTCCCACATCTAAGATGATAAATGGACAGAAAGCTATGCGTGCCACAGTATCGGCTACGAGGTCTCCAAATATCACCATGGTTGGAGCCAGTTCAGCAAATACTCTGATACCATGccttgaaaaaaaccaaaaggatGACAAGTTAAAAAAATCCTTGAAAGTGAAAACTCGTTCTGGACGGATTTCCCGACCCCCAAAATACAAAGCTAAAGATTATAAATTCATTAAAATGGAGGATTTGGCTGATGGTCATCAGTCCGATTCTGATGACTATTCTGAGCTGAGTATAGAAGATGATGAAGAAGGAAAGGTGAAGGGAAAGGATGCATTATTCAGTTCTTCAAATTATAATCTTAAACCCAAAATGTTTAAATGTCAGACTTGTGAAAAATCCTATATAGGAAAAGGAGGATTAGCAAGACATTATAAACTTAACCCAGGCCATGGACAGCTGGAGTCTTCACCTCAAAAAATACCTTTAAATAAGCCTAATGGAAGTATATTTGTGGACAATGCCTGTGGAATAAGAGAGGGAATGATGAGTCCAGCACATTTGGATTCAACTGCTGTCactttaaataatgaaaatgcaCTAGCTACTGATCTGGAAGAAACTGTTGATTCGAAGGCTGGAGAACAG atTTGTAAGTCTGCAGAAAGCAGACATATGTTGGCAGAACAACAAAATGAGACCAGTTCAGGACACCGGGGACCCAAAACACCAAAAGGACCTGGAAGACCCAGACGACCAAAGAGACGTGGTCGACCAAGGATGGGTGGAAGATCCAAGTGTTCTGGAAGGCTTAGCAGACCTGGTCAGTCCCCTTCAAAGTCACTTAGTAGTGTGTCAGCAGAGCACAATGTATTCAGAAGAAAAGCTAGGTTAAAAGAG CTGATACAACAATGTGATAATGAAGACTTAATGGAGCTGGCTCTCCCACGTCTCGCAAAGCTTGTTACAGTATATGAATTCCTGTTGATGAAG GTTGCTGAATCACTAGGAATTACAGAAATACTCACTGGAGAACAAAAGACGGGAGGCGTAGACTCTTGTTCACAATGTATAATTAAAGTGGTTAGTGAGCAAGTGCCTGTGGAGATACTGGGACAAAAACGGTTAGCTGAG AGCTCAGGGGAGGAACTGTTGCCATCAGCCAAAAGGACCAAGTTAGAAGACGTAATGGAGAATGTGAATAATGCTTATGCCAGCCAAGATGAAGTGAAAGAAAAGAGTGGGAATTTATGTACACTGTTTGAAAAAGATG gTTTTAATCCATTAAATGGAGAAATCCTGCTTTCAGAAGATAGGCATATAACTTGCTGCACAACTGGAAATACATTGCTGACAGTGGAAGAACATAACTCACTTGCCGATTCAGGAGTTAGAATCAATGCTGAAAATTCAGGTACCTTCTCCCAGACTGTGAAAATGAGGATTGAGTATTCCCAGCCTGTGAACATACAAGGACCAGATATGGCAGGTGAGGCACCTCCACTACATTCTGAAGTTGTATTGCCTGCTGAAGCGGACAGCTCACCTGAATTAGTTCAAGCGCACTTTGTGAGTGGGAACACAGCAAGTGGGCTGTCAGCTCCTGAACTCTGCAGCTCTGTGTTGGAGAAGGCAATGGGCAGTCTGAGCGCTAACGTACCAACGAGCAAAGGAGATGGTCACAAGCAAACATATCAGAAATTGCAAGAAGAAAACCAGAGTTTTGCAATTAAAGGACGTTCTGAACAACCTCATAATGCTGATGTGGCTGATGAGATGCAGGAACTTGAAAAAGTTTTTTCAACAAACGTCGTGCCAATAACCTTCCCACACAGCGCCCAGATTGAGTCGCACCAGAGCCCTGCCCAGGAAGCCTCCCTGTCTGCTCCTGTGAACCATGAAAACTCTTTCAAAAACATGACTGAATTTTCATGTGGGACATGTGAACATGAGCTGGAGAATACTGTTACTGTAGATGAAACTGTAGCCTTTGAGATTACTGATGAGAGCCATGATTTTTTGTCTCAGGGACACGAACAGATTTTTATTCAGACTTCAGATGGGCTTATCCTGTCTCATCCAGATACTGCTGTTTTGTCTCAGGCAGAAGGTATTGTAATTGTAACAGATTCCAATGGTACTACGATGCACATTCGCACACCTGAGGGGATACCTTTGGAAACTGTGGAAGCACTATTGGCAATGGAAGCAGATGGCCAAAGTGAAGATATTTTGCTCTCGCAAAGTGAATTGGAGCCATAA
- the CINP gene encoding cyclin-dependent kinase 2-interacting protein, with protein MAAKSPADGTPKRPVLSVSARKIKDNAADWHNLMMKWERLNDNGFTTANKIVNMKISEQFQGNKLEIACDNSATESEKPTPEYNEQLDNCCAELLETLKHMTKIQMKMEKLTSTTKGVCDLEAFHRGAGNCTTPFFHTWPTPYFYEVSLKLSEMYKKELQLKQTIVQQIAHSADQDLLMVYLSSWLYQPYIENSSQLLLEAMLLETGHRQC; from the exons ATGGCCG CAAAAAGTCCTGCTGATGGTACTCCAAAAAGACCTGTTTTATCTGTCAGTgcaagaaaaattaaagataaCGCAGCAGACTGGCATAATTTAATGATGAAATGGGAGAGACTGAATGATAATGGCTTTACTACGGCAAATAAAATAGTCAACATGAAGATCAGTGAGCA ATTTCAAGGCAATAAACTGGAGATAGCATGTGATAACAGTGCCACAGAATCTGAAAAGCCAACTCCAGAATACAATGAGCAACTGGACAATTGCTGTGCAGAGTTACTTGAGACCTTAAAGCATATG acaaaaatacaaatgaaaatggaaaagctTACTTCAACTACTAAAGGAGTCTGTGACTTGGAAGCATTCCACCGTGGAGCTGGGAACTGCACAACGCCCTTCTTTCATACATGGCCCACACCGTACTTCT ACGAGGTTTCTCTGAAGCTTTCTGAAATGTACAAGAAGGAGCTACAACTCAAGCAAACAATCGTACAACAAATAGCTCATTCTGCTGACCAGGATCTGCTGATGGTCTATTTATCATCATGGTTGTACCAGCCTTACATTGAGAACAGCAGCCAACTACTGCTTGAAGCCATGCTGCTGGAAACAGGACACAGACAGTGCTAG